The following coding sequences are from one Roseburia hominis A2-183 window:
- a CDS encoding DUF6061 family protein, giving the protein MKKYFAYYNQYKNGIDIAFDDNVLLFISCSESEKDLHTTPNSQRLIDNLAIDEPLKYAALALDGELQAWADAMDEDWCF; this is encoded by the coding sequence ATGAAAAAATACTTTGCTTACTACAACCAATACAAGAACGGAATCGACATTGCATTTGATGACAATGTACTTCTGTTTATCTCATGTTCTGAATCAGAAAAGGATCTCCATACTACGCCTAATTCTCAAAGGCTAATTGATAATCTTGCAATTGATGAACCACTCAAATATGCTGCACTAGCTCTTGATGGTGAGTTACAGGCATGGGCTGATGCTATGGATGAGGATTGGTGTTTCTAA
- a CDS encoding DUF4160 domain-containing protein — translation MSLFYGIRVTMYYDDHNPPHFHAEYNGNKAIIEIDTARCIKGALPSRQLKLILAWCVLHQDELMQNWELSKDGKPLNRINPLV, via the coding sequence ATTTCTTTATTTTATGGAATTCGAGTTACAATGTATTATGATGATCATAATCCGCCGCATTTTCATGCAGAGTATAATGGAAATAAGGCAATTATTGAAATTGATACAGCTAGATGCATCAAGGGAGCTTTGCCATCAAGACAGTTAAAGTTGATTTTAGCGTGGTGTGTGTTACATCAAGATGAGTTGATGCAAAATTGGGAATTATCAAAAGATGGAAAGCCGTTAAATAGAATTAATCCACTTGTATAG
- a CDS encoding AEC family transporter, with protein MNGFYHCESRETSYDWRKIILNINMISIALGAVLFFAQIHLPEILNNTLSIVGNMIGPASMIVTGMLFAGMDLKKIFGNKRVYIISSLRMIVIPLIALALIKLSRIAALSSDAPKIMLIVFLAMITPSASTVTQICQVYGNDAKYASAINVVTTLCAIVTMPLMVLLYTYINHRFSILHTFFPPFACST; from the coding sequence ATTAATGGGTTTTATCATTGTGAAAGCCGGGAGACTTCCTACGACTGGAGAAAAATTATCTTAAATATTAATATGATCTCAATTGCACTTGGAGCGGTTTTATTTTTTGCCCAAATTCATCTGCCTGAAATATTAAACAACACCCTCTCAATCGTTGGAAATATGATTGGTCCAGCCAGTATGATCGTGACCGGAATGCTTTTCGCCGGAATGGATCTCAAAAAAATTTTCGGAAATAAACGCGTATATATTATTTCATCTTTAAGAATGATTGTTATTCCGCTCATCGCGCTTGCCCTGATTAAGCTAAGCCGGATTGCGGCACTTTCTTCCGATGCGCCAAAAATTATGCTCATTGTGTTTCTGGCAATGATTACGCCTTCCGCATCCACGGTCACACAAATATGCCAGGTATATGGAAATGACGCAAAATACGCAAGCGCCATCAATGTTGTGACCACGCTGTGCGCGATTGTCACGATGCCGCTTATGGTGTTACTCTACACGTACATTAATCATCGGTTTTCTATTCTGCATACTTTCTTTCCCCCATTTGCATGCTCAACATAA
- a CDS encoding AAA family ATPase codes for MIDEVIVFTGSKRDFNSLLQERIDTENDEVVSFMELIQHYNARIHPTESGVKEIFLKKKIGANCLICKADDFGSVLEHTLLNFTNIISLNYDVEKLFVHNPPKKVLENLQSEFGDEIEYCKSEYAKLDIPRIKRIYNDLNKNILGQEKCKIEIISGLYRLTKEKSQKPAVFMLYGPSGVGKTETAKCISESLGGALLRIQFSMMQTGEAYNYVFGSEHSKASFARDMMGRESNLILIDEFDKVNPNFYNAFYELFDEGKYVDTNYEVDLKNSIFICTCNFMSENEIKKILGPAMYSRIGKCIEYDELQKEQKIKIINNWYDEILEILDDNERQVIKETDILKWFQDNEERYDNIRLLKSKMEQAIYEKLATVFVIKKSGGEDDI; via the coding sequence ATGATTGATGAAGTAATTGTTTTTACAGGCTCTAAAAGAGATTTTAATAGTTTGTTACAGGAAAGAATAGACACAGAAAATGACGAAGTTGTTTCTTTTATGGAATTAATACAACATTATAATGCTAGAATTCATCCAACAGAATCTGGAGTGAAGGAAATATTTCTGAAAAAAAAGATAGGCGCAAATTGTTTGATATGTAAGGCGGACGATTTTGGTTCGGTATTAGAACATACTTTATTGAATTTTACTAATATAATAAGTTTGAATTATGATGTTGAAAAATTGTTTGTACATAATCCTCCCAAAAAGGTTCTGGAAAATCTACAATCAGAATTTGGAGATGAAATCGAATATTGTAAATCAGAATACGCTAAATTAGATATTCCACGTATTAAGAGAATCTATAATGATTTGAATAAGAATATATTGGGGCAGGAAAAATGCAAGATTGAAATAATTAGTGGTTTATATAGATTGACAAAAGAAAAAAGTCAAAAGCCAGCCGTTTTTATGTTATATGGACCATCTGGAGTTGGCAAAACAGAAACGGCAAAATGTATTAGTGAATCTTTGGGTGGAGCGTTATTAAGAATTCAATTTTCTATGATGCAGACTGGTGAAGCATATAATTATGTATTTGGATCGGAACATTCAAAAGCAAGTTTCGCACGTGATATGATGGGGAGGGAGTCAAATTTAATTTTAATAGATGAGTTTGATAAGGTTAATCCCAATTTCTATAATGCATTTTATGAATTATTTGATGAAGGGAAGTATGTAGATACTAATTATGAAGTGGATCTGAAAAATTCTATTTTTATATGTACCTGTAACTTTATGAGTGAAAATGAAATAAAAAAGATTTTGGGACCTGCTATGTATTCAAGAATAGGAAAGTGTATTGAATATGATGAATTACAGAAAGAGCAGAAGATAAAAATTATTAATAATTGGTATGATGAAATACTGGAAATTTTAGATGATAATGAAAGGCAAGTTATAAAGGAAACAGATATATTAAAATGGTTTCAAGATAATGAAGAACGATATGATAATATACGTTTGTTGAAAAGCAAAATGGAACAGGCAATATATGAAAAATTAGCAACTGTTTTTGTTATAAAAAAGAGCGGAGGAGAAGATGATATTTAA
- a CDS encoding glutathione peroxidase, with translation MAKAAAMGIMLRKIDKNYKENPDIKWNFTKFLVDRQGTVVVRFEPTGDMNELERQILALL, from the coding sequence GTGGCGAAAGCGGCGGCGATGGGAATAATGCTCCGCAAAATAGATAAGAATTATAAGGAGAATCCCGACATCAAATGGAATTTTACGAAGTTCCTTGTGGACAGGCAGGGCACGGTAGTGGTAAGATTTGAACCAACAGGAGATATGAACGAACTGGAACGACAGATTCTTGCATTATTATAG
- a CDS encoding DUF2442 domain-containing protein, whose amino-acid sequence MFPKVVQVVPMKDYTVYVYFEDGKIVCYDMKNMLDKEIFKPLKDISVFTDTCTVMNDTLAWDISGNRDACKCIDIDPDTLYELPYCKEKIA is encoded by the coding sequence ATGTTTCCGAAGGTAGTTCAGGTAGTACCTATGAAAGACTACACAGTATATGTGTATTTTGAAGATGGAAAAATCGTATGTTATGATATGAAAAATATGTTGGATAAAGAAATTTTTAAACCATTGAAGGATATTTCGGTATTTACTGATACATGTACAGTTATGAATGATACATTAGCATGGGATATAAGTGGAAACAGAGATGCTTGTAAGTGTATTGATATTGATCCGGATACATTATATGAACTTCCCTATTGTAAAGAGAAAATAGCTTAG